In the Stakelama saccharophila genome, GCGCCCCTCATCGACATCGCGCGCAACCATTGCGGTTCGGAAAGCCTGGTGAAGAGCTTGGGCGATGTCGCCTATTTCCAGCCCGGCCAGCACGGCTATATCGCCCGCAAGATCGAGATCGACCGGGACGATGCCGGCACGCTGAAGCCGGAGCCGGCGCGCTTTTTCCAGGGCGATCGCGAATATGCCGTGCCCATGCCCGCGCTGTCCGAATGTTGCGCGATCGTGGACCTCATCATGGATGGATTGCGGCCGCGCGACCGGGCGCCGGGTACAAGTCGCGTCGTTCTGCAGCGGTTGAAATATCAGGCTGGTGCAGCGGAACTGGAGCGGCTGGAGGCGCTGACCCGCAACGCGATGGCGCGCTGGGGGCGCGTCGGGTTCCGGATCGATGCCCATCGCGGGCGCGTCAATCCGCGGCTCAATCGCAAGGGGCTGTCGGATGCCATGGCGATCATGATGCTCAACCCGCGCTTGCGCCGCCTCGCCGAGTGGGGAAATCGCACGTTCGGGGACCCGCGTCTCGCCCCGCCTTCGGGGGGCGGCCGCCGGATCGTCGAAGCCGCGCATCTGGATGACCGCTTCTTTTCCGCCATCTGCGGTTCCCGTGACACGATAGCTACCCAGGTCTATCATGCCGGTGCGTGGCACACCCTGCCGATCGGCCTCGACCGGCTGACGATCATCCCGGGCAAGACCGCCCAACGCGCCTTCGGGCTGACGCCGGCACTTCACCGGGTGATCTATTCCGGCGATGCGGCGGAAGGCGAGGTCGATCCGAGGACCGGCAACGTCACGATGCTGCTCGGCGCGGCCTGAGGGCATCAACCCTCGGCGCGGCCTCACCGCGCCTTCGCCGCGCGTTCGATCGCCGGCGCCATCAACCGGGCACCCGACGCGCTCAGATGGTTGCTATCGACGTAAAGCGGTCGGCCCTGGTCGGCGGCGCGGCACTGTCCGTCGCGGCACAATATCTGCGCAGGCCGGACGCGGTGCAACCGGGGCGACTGGCCGAGCCCGTCCAGCAGGGCGATCGTGCCGGCCTGACGCTGCTCATACAGCGATATCGGGCTGGTGAAGTCGTCGACGGTTCGGCCGTGCCTTGCCAGCCGTGCAAGGGTGAACGGCACGTCGTGGCCGATTTCGGGTATCGGATAGATCAGCACGATCGTCTTGCCGGCGGCAAGCAGCGCATGGATCATCGCTGCGATCCCGGCTGCTTCAGCATCACGCGCGGCACGGCTGAACTGACCGTATCGTCGTCCGGATTCATCCTGAAGCTCCGGCAGGTGATTGTTCGATTCGGCCGGGCCGAGCGCAGTTGCCCGCCCGTCATAATAATAGGTCCAGCGCGATGCGATGATGACCGTGTCGATCTGCGGATGGGAGGCCAGGAAGGCAAGGTTCCGTCGGTTCCGGGCAAGGCACGCCGTATCGGGCGCAACGGTCAGGAACGGTGGACAGCGTGATGCCGCGCCGTACAGGGTTGCAGCCCCGTGTTCGGCAATGCGCCCCATGGCGTGCCGCAGGGCGGCGGCATGGGAATCCCCCAGGAGTGCATATCGCAGCCGCGCCGGATCGCCGATGATGCAGTCGCGCCGCAGCGCCAGCCCGCCGTTGCAATGCCATGCATAGGGATTGGGCTCGTCGGCGGTTGCCGAAAGGCTGTTCACCCGCTGGGAAAAACGCTGGGGCAGGCCGTCCATGACGTAGAGCAGTGCACCGCTCGCAGCCGTGCCGACCAGAATGGTGGCCGCCGCGCCGAACAACGCCTTGCGCGAGCGTAACAGCCCGCCCGAACGGAACGGGCGTTCGACATAATACCAGGACAGGGTGGCGCACAGCAGGGCGAGCAGCGAGACGATGATCATCGCCGCCGGCGACGGCTCCTCGATCGAAACATACCGGGCATAGACGAACAGCGGCCAGTGCCAGAGGTAGAAGGAATAGGATATCTGGCCGATGAAAACCGCCGCCGGCCGGGACAGGACGTCACGCGCTATCGTCGGGTGATCGCCCATGCCGGCATGAATGACCATTGCGGAGCCGAGACAGGGCAGGATGGCGGCGGCGCCGGGAAAGACGGTGCGCTCCGAAAAGGCGGCGACCGCGAACAGGATCATGGCGAGTCCGCCCGTACCGGCGAGCTGGGCGGCCAGCGCGGAGCGGAAGGCGGGAACCAGTCCCATCGCCAGCAGCGCGCCCAGCACCAACTCCCAGGCGCGGTACGGCAGGAGATAGAATGCCGCGGTCGCATCGCGGCCCGTCATCCAGATGCACGCCGCCAGCGAGACCGCCAATATCCCCACCGTCGCGGCAAGCCGCAACCGGTGCGACAAGCGTGCGAGCACCAGCAGCAGGACCGGCCAGAAGAGGTAGAATTGCTCCTCCAGCGAAAGGGACCAGGTGTGAAGAACGAGCTTCAGTTTCGAAGAGCCGTCGAAATAGTCGTCCTGCATCCATAACAGCACGTTCGACAGCGATGCCGCGGCCGCCGACAGGTTGATGCCGAAGGTCGCCAGATCGCGCGGCAGCATGACGACCAGGCCGACCGCGAAGGACGCGATCAGCACTACGAACAGGGCGGGGAAGATACGCCGTATCCGCCGTTCGTAGAACCGTATCAGCGAGAACCGCCCGGCCGTCATGTCCGTGAGCAGAATCCTGGTGATCAGAAAGCCGGAGATCACGAAGAAGACGTCGACGCCGACGAACCCCCCGGAAAAGACGCCGAAGCCGGAATGGAAGAGCACCACCGGCAGTACCGCCACGGCGCGCAGGCCGTCGATATCGGCCCGATAGGCCTTGTTCGGCCGTGCGGCGGTGACGGGAATCCTGCCGGCCGCATCCAGCGCGGAACCGGAAAGGGCTATCGGCATCGGCGGATATCCGGCTTTCGCCGCTCGGGGTTGCAAGCCGTGGCGTGCATGACGGCGGTCATTGACTCGCTGCCTCCGCTGGTTCGGGGTGGAGGTGGGTCTGTTGCCCGGTTCGGTCCCGGGCGCCGGCTCCTAACCGACCAGCCCGGGTTCCGATTTCACCCGGTCGCGAACGGACGGGCGTTGATAGATGTCGAAGAACGGATCGAGATGACGT is a window encoding:
- a CDS encoding acyltransferase family protein — protein: MPIALSGSALDAAGRIPVTAARPNKAYRADIDGLRAVAVLPVVLFHSGFGVFSGGFVGVDVFFVISGFLITRILLTDMTAGRFSLIRFYERRIRRIFPALFVVLIASFAVGLVVMLPRDLATFGINLSAAAASLSNVLLWMQDDYFDGSSKLKLVLHTWSLSLEEQFYLFWPVLLLVLARLSHRLRLAATVGILAVSLAACIWMTGRDATAAFYLLPYRAWELVLGALLAMGLVPAFRSALAAQLAGTGGLAMILFAVAAFSERTVFPGAAAILPCLGSAMVIHAGMGDHPTIARDVLSRPAAVFIGQISYSFYLWHWPLFVYARYVSIEEPSPAAMIIVSLLALLCATLSWYYVERPFRSGGLLRSRKALFGAAATILVGTAASGALLYVMDGLPQRFSQRVNSLSATADEPNPYAWHCNGGLALRRDCIIGDPARLRYALLGDSHAAALRHAMGRIAEHGAATLYGAASRCPPFLTVAPDTACLARNRRNLAFLASHPQIDTVIIASRWTYYYDGRATALGPAESNNHLPELQDESGRRYGQFSRAARDAEAAGIAAMIHALLAAGKTIVLIYPIPEIGHDVPFTLARLARHGRTVDDFTSPISLYEQRQAGTIALLDGLGQSPRLHRVRPAQILCRDGQCRAADQGRPLYVDSNHLSASGARLMAPAIERAAKAR